The window CGTGTTCAGCCTCGGCTTCCAGATGACGAACCGCTTCCTCCCGGAGTACCTGGTCGCCCTCGGCGCGAGCGGGTTCGTCGTCGGGCTGTTCGGGACCGTCGGCAACGTCGTCTCCGCGGTGTACCCCTACCCCGGCGGCGCGGTCTCCGATCGGATCGGTTCGCGGTACGCGCTCACGCTGTTCGGCCTGGTGTCGACGCTCGGGTTCGGCCTCTGGCTCGCCGCGCCCGGAATCGGTCCGCTCTCGGTCGCCGGCCTGACCGTCGAGCCGTGGATCTGGATCTTCGCCGGCCTGCTCTTCGCACAGGCGTGGAAGTCGTTCGGACTCGGAGCCACCTTCGCGGTCGTCAAGCAGGCGACCGACCCCTCCCGACTCGCGGCGGGCTTCGCCAGCACCGAGACGTTCCGGCGGACCGCGTTCCTGATCGGCCCCGTCCTCGCGGCCGTCCTCATCGGCTTGCACCCGGCGTTCGCGGTGAGCTTTCAGTACGTCCTCGCTGTCGCCGTCGTCTTCGGCGTCGTCGGGACCGTCGCGCAGCACGTACTCTACGACGCGAGCGAGGACACGATCGGCGGCTCTTTCGCGGGCCTCGCACAGGTCCGCCGCGACCTCCGGGAGATGCCGAGCGAACTGCGACCGCTGCTCGTTGGCGACACGCTCGTCCGCTTCGCCAACGGGATGGTCTACGTGTTCTTCGTGCTCGTGGTCACGCGGATCTACGAGGTCGGCCTGGAGACGACAGTCTCGCTCGCGGGACTCTCCTACGCCGTCGACCTCTCGCCGGCGGCGTTCTTCGGCTACCTGCTCGGCGTCGAGATGCTGGTCGCGCTGCTGGTGATGGCTCCCGCCGCGAAGGCGGCCGAGCGCGTGGGACTGAAGCCTGTCGTCGCGCTCGGTTTCGCCGTCTACGCCGTCTTCCCGGTCGTCCTGATCAACGCGCCGGCGAGCGCAGTGGCGATGGTCCTCGTCTTCGCCTTTTCGGGACTTCGGTTCGCCGGGCTTCCCTCCCACAAGGCGCTGATCGTCGGCCCCGCACAGCGGGGGTCCGGCGGGCGCGTCACCGGGACGTACTACCTGCTGCGGAACACCGTCGTGATCCCGAGTGCGGCCCTCGGTGGCTACCTCTGGGCGTTCGTGAGCCCCGGGGTTGCGTTCACCATCGCCGCCGCCGTCGGCGTCGTCGGAACGGGCTACTTCCTCATCTTCGGCGAGGAGTTCGAGGCGTACGCGTGAGTCCGGGCGGCCGCGTCGAACCGCCGTCCGTCAGCCGTCGTCGATCGACGCACGCTCCCGTCAGTCGTCGTCGACTATCGGTTCGGTCCCGTCGGCTCCGACCGCGCCCGTCGCTTCGCCGAGACTGCCGGTCGCGTGGCCGGTCCAGTCGAACTCCCGCTGGAAGTACAGCGCGACGTTGACCAGCGCGAGCAGCACGGGGACTTCGATGAGCGGTCCGACGACGGTCGCGAAGGCGACGCCGGAGCCGACGCCGAAGACCGCGACGGCGACCGCGATGGCGAGTTCGAAGTTGTTCGATGCCGCGGTGAAGCCGATCGCCGTCGTCGTCGAGTAGTCCGCGCCGATCCCGCGTCCCATCCCGAAGCTCACGAGGAACATCACGACGAAGTAGATGGTCAAGGGAACGGCGATGAGCAGCACGTCGCCCGGTGCGGCGACGATGTTGCCGCCCTGCGTCGCGAACATCACGACCACCGTGAAGAGCAGCGCGACGAGCGTCAGCGGGTCGATCTTCGGGACGAAGACGTCGTCGTACCACGCCCGGCTCTTGACCCGAGTCCCGACGTAGCGGGTCAGGAAGCCGCCGGCGAAGGGGATCCCGAGGAAGACGACGATCGCCTCGAACACCTGCACCGGCGTGATGTCGAACGTCGAGATGCCCGCGACCAGCGACTCCATCCCGAGAAGTGGGGGCAGAAACAGCGCGAAGAACCAGACGTACACGCCGTAGGTGACGATCTGAAAGAGGCTGTTGAACGCCACGAGCCCGGTCACGTACTCCGTCGAGCCCTCGGCGAGTTCGTTCCAGACGAGCACCATCGCGATGCACCGCGCCATCCCGATGAACACGAGCCCGAGGAAGTACTCCGGTCGCGCGGGCAGGCCGGGAACGAGGCCGCTGAAGAAGACGACCGCGAGGCCGAACATCAGCGTCGGGCCGATGAGCCAGTTCTGCACGAGACTCAGCCCGAGAACCCGCCAGTTGCTGAAGACCGTCGGCAGCCGCGAGTAGTCGGCCTTCGCCAGCGGCGGGTACATCATCAGCACCAGTCCGATCTCGACGAGGTGGAGGTCCCGTATCGGCCGAGTGACCGCGGGGGCGACGTAGCCGAGGCCGACGCCGATCGCCATCGCGCCGAAGATCCAGACGGTGAGGTACTTATCGAGGAAGTCCATCGACCGCGGGTCCCCGCAGCTCTCGCAGTCGCAGTCCGGGCCGTGCTCGTGAGCGTCACCCATCGGCGGTCACTCGCTCCCCGAGGCGTCGCCACTCTCGCCGTCGGACGCACCGCTGGGCGCGCTGCCGCCCACGCTCCCCTCGACGACGGTGACGAGCGCCACCGCGCGGTTCGTCGCCCGGTACATCTTCCAGCGACCGTCCTTCCGACTCTCGACGAGACCCGCCTCGACCAGGCGAGAGAGGGCGTGACTGAGGCCGCTCTCGCTCACGTCGACGACGGCGTTCAGTTCACAGACGCAGAGTTCGTCTCTGGCCGCGACGAGGACGCGCACGAGCGTGTACCGCGTCTCGTTCGCCAGTGCCGACAGCACGTCGAGTTCGGCCTCGACCTGCTCTCGCCCGATCGCGGCTTCGAGCGTGCCGAGCTCGTCGAGCCTGCGCTCGACGTCCTCGCTGCGGCACTCTCCGAGTTCGTCCTCCAGATAGCGCTGGAGCCGTTCCGTTGCTTGTGCCATCACGAAATAATTGAAAGAATACTAAATTAACTGTTCCGATGCCGCATCCTCTACCGGACCATATATGCTCTCCACGGGATCCGGACGAGACAAGCATATCGTTCTCTTTTGGTGGTTGAATACGGTGTGAATTGAACTGAGACCCGTCGATGACGTTCGATCGATTCCCCGTCACCGGTCTCGATCCGTCGGACAGATCGGAGGCGTCGCGACCGGCCCCTCTCATCGGGAGTATCGCAGCCGATCGGACGTCCACAGACTCTCGGCTGGCCGCGGTACGCGGTTCGGATGAAACCGAGTCGACGGGTCTCTCCGATACTCCCTATCAGACCGCCGACAGCGACACGCGGCGTCCCGCCTCGCGGTCGAACAGGTGGAGGCGATCCGCCGGAAACGCCACGGCGACGTCGTCGTCGACCGCCGGCGGCGACGACACCTGCTCTGCGACGAGGTCCTCGCCGGCCCCGATCCCGACGGTCACGTCGTAGCGACGGCCGACGTCCGCGACGCGGGTCACCGTCCCGCGGATCGACGGATCCGTGGTCTCGGTCCCGATCGGCCGAACCGAGAGGTCCCCGGGATGAACGTGACACGTGACCGTCGATCCCTCCGAAACGCCCGGCGCGTCCGCCTTGAACCCCGAGACTTCTACCGTGCCGTCGCCTCGCCGGAGCGTGAGCGGGTCCGCGTCCAGCACCGTCGCGTCGAACGCGTTCGCCCGTCCGAGGAACGACGCGACGAAGGGGGTCGGCGGCGATTCGTACAGGTCCCGCGGCCGTCCGCTGGCGACGATTCGACCGCCGTTCATCACGACGAGGCGGTCGGCCAGCGCCATCGCGTCCTCCTGGTCGTGCGTGACGAACAGCGTGGTCACGCCGGTCTCCCGCTGGATTCGCGCGATCTCGTCGCGCAGTTGAATCCGCAGCGTGCGATCGAGCGCCGACAGCGGTTCGTCGAGCAACAGCACGTCCGGCGACGGCGCCAGCGCCCGCGCGAGTTCCGCCCGCCGCCGCTGTCCGCCGCTCAGCTCCGCCGGCCGCGCCGCCCGCTGGTCCGCCAGCGAGACCAACTCGAGGTGGTCCGCGACGAGTTCCTCGCGGCGAGCGGGTGCGATGTCCTGGGCTCCGAGTCCGTAGGCGACGTTCTCGCCGACGGTCATGTGCGGATACAGCGTCGAGCGCTGGAAGACGACGCTGACGCCCCGCGCCTCCGGCGGCACATCGGTCACGTCCTCGCCGCGGAGGGCGATCCGCCCGGCCGTCGGGCGGACGTGCCCCGCGACCGACTGGACGACGGTCGTCTTCCCGCAGCCGCTGGGCCCGACCAGCGCCACCAGTTCGCCCGCCTCGATCCCGAACGATACGTCGTCGACGGCCAGTTCCTCGCCGTAGCGGTGCGAGAGGGCGTCGATTTCCAGTCTCATCGGTCCCCCGCGAGCCTCGTTCGTCGGTCGCGGCCCCACTCGTCGATCGCCGCCCTCATTCCTCGACCACCGTCGGAATCCGACCGAACCGCTGCACGGCGGTGATGACGATCAGCGTGATCGCGAGCAGCGCGAGCGCGAGCGGGACGACCGTGTCGATGCCGCCCGCGATGAAGTCGATCCAGATCCGCGTCGGGATCGTCCGGGGGTTGTACGCGACCATCATCGTCGCCCCGAACTCGCCGATGGCCCGGGCGAACGTCAGCGTGATCCCCGCGAGGATCGCCCCGCGGGCCAGCGGGAGCGAGACGTTCCAGAACGTCGCGAGCGGCCCGTATCCGAGCGACCGAGAGGCCTGTTCTAAGCGCTCGTCGACCCCGCCGAAGCCCGCGCGCGCCGTGATGACGACGAACGGCGCGGCCACGAACGTCTGGGCGAGAACGACGCCGAGGAGACTCCCGGTGAGCGGGACGCCCGCGCCGGCCGCGATGCGGCCGATCGGAGTGAACCGACCGACGGCCGTCAGGAGCATCGCCCCCCCGACCACCGGCGGGAGGACCAGCGGCAGCACCACGACTCCCTCGACCAGCCGCTTGCCGACGAACGACGTCCGCGCCAGGAGATACGCCAGGGGCACACCGAAGACCGTCGCGACCGCCGTCGAGACGGGCGCGGTGAGAAGCGAGTTCCGGACCGCCGCCTGGGCCTCGGGCGTCGATAGCCTGCCGAGCACGTTCGCCGTCCCGGTGCGGGTCAAAAACGCCACGAACGGCAGGGCGAAGTAGACGAGCAGGAACCCGCCGAGAACCGCCGGAACGAGCCCTCCCGGAACCCGGAACGGTCGCCCGGAACGAACGGCGTCGGTGCGGTTCATACCTCGACGTCCTCCGGGAGGTCGCCGTGACCGCGGGGTAGATCCGCCGTGACGGTCAGTCCGGCCTCGTCGAGGAGTCCCGGGGTATCGGCGAGAAACTGCACGAACCGTCGGCCCGCGTCCGGGTTGTCGGCGTTCGCCTTCGTCGTGGCGTTGTAGACGATCGGCCGCCCCTCGGCCGTGTACCCCTCCTCGGTGGTGTACGTCGCCGTCGCGTAGTGGTCTGCCAGCGCCGGATCGGAGAAGTTGTACGCGTCGGGGAACTCGACGAACGGCATCCCGTGGTCGACGGCCATATTCCGGTAGACGACCGCTGCGGCGCGAGAGCCGCTCTCGACGCCGGCCATCATCTGCGGTTCCTCCGGTTCCCGATACACGCGCCGGGACATCTCCTCCCGGAAGCCGTCGAGGCCGTGTTCGCGCTCTGCGAGCTCGAACGCCTGGAGGGCGCGGTAGCCGAGCGGGTCCAGGTCCGGATCGCCGATGGCGACCGCCCCGTCGTCGGCCCCGCGTACCACCTCGTACCAGGGACGCCCGGCGTCGAGGGCCCGACCGATCGACGTGGACCCGCGGTAGCCGAGACCCAGGCTGTTCGTCGCGAACTCGACGTCCCAGTCCGTGAACTCGCCGTAGAGCCGGTCCCGGAGGAGCGTCGCGTCGGCGCTCACGATCACGTCGGGGTGCTTCGTCCGGTCCTCGACCATCCGCATCACGGCGTTGGTCCCGTAGTACTCGCCGTGGACCGCGGTCCCGGTTTCCGACTCGAAGGCCGGGCCGAGGTGGTCGGAGATGGCGCTGGCGAGGCTTCCGGCCGACAGGACGGAGACCGATCCGGCAGCCGACCCGGTGCAGCCGGCGTGGCCGCCGACCGCGGCGGTTCCGACCGCCGCCAGGTACGTCCGCCTCGAAATTCCCCTCCCGGTCGACATAGTAGAAACCATATATGGTGTCTAATTAAGAATAACGAAACTTCGTACGGTTACACACCGAAACCGTCCGCCGTGACGTCACTCCGGTCGCTCGGAGCGTCCATCTCCCTCGTCCGCCGGTTCGTCGGCAGCGTAGGCGACGTGATCCACCTCACGGCGACGGAGCGTCTCGCCCACCTCGACGTACCGGTACAGCCCGTCGTCGGCTTCGGTTCTCGTGTTTCGGTGGCTCCCATCGCAGAACGGGAACTCGTCGGAGAGCCCACACCGACAGACCGCGACGTCTCCCTTCTCGGGGTCCAGGTCCGACTCGTCGAGTTTCAGCGGCCCGGTCGCGTCGAGTTCGACTAACCGTCCCATAGCCGGTCTTCTCTCTCAGAGCAAATAACGACGGCGCTCGGCGCGGTTCGACGCCGTCGGTGGTGTCGCCCCGGCCGAAATACCGCATTTGTTATCGCAGTATACCGTTTAAACCTGGCAAAAGGCGGCGGCCTCGGCGGACATACCAAAACATTTCTTGCCGCGAACCATCCGTCCACTATGGCCCTTCGGAAGCCGCCGCTGTACGACGTCTACGCCGCAGACGCCACGTTCACCGGGTTCGGCGGGTGGGATATGCCCGTCGAGTTCGAATCGATCCGGGCCGAACACGAGGCCGTGCGCGACTCGGTCGGGCTCTTCGACGTCTCGCACATGGGCGAAATCGTCGTGAGCGGGTCGGACGCGACGGCGTTGATGCAGCGCCTCACGTCGAACGACGTCGAGGCGCTCTCGCCGGGCGAGTCCCAGTACTCGGCGATCACTGACGAGTCGGGGGTCATCGTCGACGACACGATCGTCTACCGGCTTCCCGAGGCGGAAGACCGGTACCTCTTCGTGCCGAACGCCGGCCACGACGAGGCGGCGTACCGTCGGTGGGTCGACCACAGGGACGAGTGGGGCCTCGACTGCGAGGTCCGCAACGAGACCGACGCGTGGGCGATGGTGGCGGTGCAAGGGCCGGACGCAGCCGAGACGGTCGACCGCGCGACGGACGCCGACGTGGCCCCGCTGTCGTGGGGCGACGTGATCGAGGCCGAGGTCGGCGGCGTCCGCTCGTTCGTCTCGCGGACGGGCTACACCGGCGAGGACGGCTTCGAGATCCTCTGTCCGACCGACGAGGCCGAACCCGTCTGGTCCGCCTTCGCGGCGGACTGCACCCCGTGCGGTCTCGGCTCCCGCGACACGCTCCGGACGGAGATGGGGTTTCTCCTCTCCGGACAGGACTTCGATCCCGACGCGGAGCCGCGCAACCCCTACGAGGCGGGGATCGGCTGGACCGTCGCGCTCGACACCGACTTCGTCGGCCGCGACGCGCTCGCGACCGTCGCCGACGCGGGCGTCGAAGAGACGTTCGTGGGGCTGGTCCTGCGGGAGCGCGGGATCGCCCGACACGGCCACGAGATCGTCGCGGACGGCGACGTCGTCGGTCACGTGACGAGCGGGACGATGAGCCCCACCCTGGGCGAGCCGATCGCGCTCGGCTACGTCCCGACGTCGCTCTCTGAGCCCGGAACCGAGCTCTCGATCGCCGTCCGCGGACAGGAGAAGCGCGCCGAAATCGTTCCCACACCATTCATCGAGGACAACTAATGTTCGAAGTACCCACAGACCGCAAGTACCAGGAATCGCACGAGTACGCCACGACCGACGGAGAGACCGCGACGGTCGGGATCACCGACTTCGCCCAGGACGAACTGGGCGACGTCGTCTTCGTCGAACTGCCGGAGGTCGGCGAGGAGATCACCCAGGGCGAGGAGTTCGGCGTCGTCGAATCGATCAAGGCCGTCTCGGACCTCTACGCGCCGATCTCGGGGACCGTGACCGCCGTCAACGAGGACCTGTTCGACCGCCCCGAACTGGTGAACGAAGAGCCCTACGGCGACGGGTGGATGCTCGAAGTCGAGGTCGCAGACGACGCGGCGTTCGACGAGTTGCTCTCGGCCGACGAATACCGCGAGCAGACCGAGTGATCAGGATGCACCCGAACGCGCGTTCGACGCGGGCTCGAACCGCCCGTTCCGCCAGCGGGAGGTGCGACGGATGAGCGAGGGCGGACGCCACGAGCGGGTCGCGGGCAGCCCGTACACGCCGCACACGCCCGCAGAGACCGCCGAGATGCTCGCGGCGGTCGGCGTCGACAGCGAGGCGGAACTCTTCGACGTTCCGCCCGAGGTGCGGTTCGACGGCGACCTCGGCATCGAACCCCGGAGCGAGCGCGAACTCCGCGCGGAGCTGTCGTCGGTGCTCGCGAAGAACGACGACCTGACGGGGTTCCTCGGGCGCGACCACCACTCACACTACGTCCCGTCGGTCGTCGACGACCTCTCACAGCGGGCCGAGTTCCTGACCTCCTACACGCAGTACCAGCCGGAGATCGCTCAGGGCTTCCTGCAGGCGCTCTTCGAGTACCAGTCGCTCGTCGTCGAACTGACCGGGCTTCCGGTCGCGAACTGCTCGATGTACGACGCCGCGACGGCGCTGGGAGAGGCGGCCAGGCTCGCCGACCGAGTTCGGAAGGTGTCCGGGTCCGTCGTGTGGGTACCCGAGGTTCTCCACGAGAACAAGCGCGCGGTGCTCGAAAGCTACGTCGACGGTACCGACCTCGCGGTCGAGACGTATCCGATGGCCGAGGGGACCGTCGACGTCGACGCGCTCGCCGAACTCGCCGACGGGGAGTCGGCGATGATCTACGCCGAGAACCCGACCGTTCACGGGACGATAGAGGAGCGTCTCTCCGACGTTGGCGACGTCGCCGACGAGGCGGGCGCGCTGTTCTGTCTCGGCACCGACACCGTCGCGCTCGGCCTGCTCGAAGAACCGGCGAGCGTCGGCGCCGACGTCGTCGTCGGCGAGGCCGACGCGCTGGGCCTGCCGACGGCCTACGGGATGGGGCTGGGCCTCTTCGCGACGCGCGAGGCGTTCCTCAGACAGGTCCCCGGTCGACTCGTCGGAGCCGGCGAGGACGCGGCCGGCAAGCGCGCCTACACGCTCACGCTGCAGACCAGAGAACAGCACATCCGCAAGGAGCGCGCCACCTCGAACATCTGCACGAACCAGGCGTGGGTGGCGCTGCGGACCGCGATGCACCTCGCGTGGCTCGGTCCGGACGGCCTCGTCGATCTCGCGAGCCGGTGCGTTCGCGAGGCGGAGTCGCTCTCGGCGCGGCTGGACGAGTTCCCCGGAGTCAAAGCGCCGGTCCACGATCGGCACCACTTCCGGGAGTTCCTCGTCCGGACCGACCAGCCGGCGCCGGCGATCGCGCGAGACCTCGAAGCGGACGGCTTCGCGGTCCACGTCCTCGACGACCACCTGCTGCAGATCTGTGTCACCGACGTGAACGCCGACGAGACGGACGCGCTCGTCGCGGCGTTCGAGGAGGCACTATGATGAACCACGATCAGGCGCGCTACGGCGACGACGACCGGTACGAATCGCTGCTCTCCGAGAAGGACACGACGGCCGTCGACGTCGCGGAGGCGTCGCCGCTGCCCGACGATCTGACCCGCGATAGCCTCGAACTGCCCGGACTCTCCGAACCGGAGCTGTCGAGGCACTACACGCGGCTCTCGCAGATGAACTGGAGCGTCGAGAGCGGGCCGTACCCGCTCGGATCGTGCACGATGAAGTACAACCCCTCGTTCACCGAGGACGTCGCGGCCGACCCGAACGGGGGCGTCCACCCCGACCGCTCCGAGGAGAGCGTCCAGGGGACGCTCGAACTCCTCTACGGCCTCCAGGACTACCTCGCACGCATCGGTGGTATGGACGCGGTGACGCTACAGCCGCCCGCCGGCGCGGCCGGGGAGTTCACCGGCATTATGATCGCGAAAGCGTGCCACGAGGCCCGCGGCGACCCGCGGTCGGAGGTCATCGTGCCCGCGTCGGCGCACGGCACGAACTTCGCGAGCGCGGCGATGGCCGGCTACGACGTCGTCGAACTCCCCTCCGGCGACGACGGTCGCGTCGACCTCGACGCGCTCGAAGCGGCGGTCTCCGAGGAGACGGCGGCGCTGATGCTGACGAACCCGAACACCGTCGGGCTCTTCGAGCGCGACATCGAGGAGATCGCCGAGATCGTCCACGACGCCGGCGGCCTGCTGTACTACGACGGCGCGAACCTCAACGCGCTGCTCGGGCGGGCCCGTCCCGGCGATATGGGCTTCGACGTGATGCACTACAACGTGCACAAGACGTTCGCGACGCCGCACGGCGGCGGCGGTCCCGGCGCGGGCCCGGTCGGCGTCACCGAGGAACTCGCCGAGTTCCTTCCTCGACCCCACGTCCGCGAGCGCGACGGCCGTTACGAACTGTACGACCCCGAGCGGAGCATCGGGAAGGTCCACGGCTACCAGGGCAACTGGCTCGTGCTCGTGAAGACCTACGCCTACATCGCCCGACTCGGAGACTCCGGGCTGAAGGACACCTCGGCGAAGGCCGTGTTGAACGCGAACTACCTCGCCGAGCGGATCGACTACGACATCCCGTACGGTCCGTTCCACCACGAGTTCGCCGCGACGGCGGGCGACCGCGACGCGGCCGACGTCGCGAAGGGGATGCTCGATCACGGCGTCCACCCGCCGACGACGAAGTGGCCCGAGTTCGTCCCGGAGGCGATGCTCACCGAACCGACCGAAGCCGAGAGCAAGGCGTCGCTGGACGACCTCGCGGACGCCTTCGACGCCGCGATGGCCGACTCGAAAGACGCACTCGAAGCCGCACCGTCGAAGACGACGGCGCGCCGGATCGACCAGGCCGCCGCGGCGCGGAACCCGCGGCTCTCCTGGCGCGCACTCGACAGAGAAGATTAACCCGCGGGCCGACCGCTCGACTACGCTTTCGCGGTGCTGATGCCGTTGATCTCGATGAAGCCGTAGCCGCACTCGTTACAGCT is drawn from Halobellus limi and contains these coding sequences:
- a CDS encoding MFS transporter, which encodes MTSGRTATETDEPGPLYAFRQFFALERDVLVLSLAMFVFSLGFQMTNRFLPEYLVALGASGFVVGLFGTVGNVVSAVYPYPGGAVSDRIGSRYALTLFGLVSTLGFGLWLAAPGIGPLSVAGLTVEPWIWIFAGLLFAQAWKSFGLGATFAVVKQATDPSRLAAGFASTETFRRTAFLIGPVLAAVLIGLHPAFAVSFQYVLAVAVVFGVVGTVAQHVLYDASEDTIGGSFAGLAQVRRDLREMPSELRPLLVGDTLVRFANGMVYVFFVLVVTRIYEVGLETTVSLAGLSYAVDLSPAAFFGYLLGVEMLVALLVMAPAAKAAERVGLKPVVALGFAVYAVFPVVLINAPASAVAMVLVFAFSGLRFAGLPSHKALIVGPAQRGSGGRVTGTYYLLRNTVVIPSAALGGYLWAFVSPGVAFTIAAAVGVVGTGYFLIFGEEFEAYA
- the arsB gene encoding ACR3 family arsenite efflux transporter, which translates into the protein MDFLDKYLTVWIFGAMAIGVGLGYVAPAVTRPIRDLHLVEIGLVLMMYPPLAKADYSRLPTVFSNWRVLGLSLVQNWLIGPTLMFGLAVVFFSGLVPGLPARPEYFLGLVFIGMARCIAMVLVWNELAEGSTEYVTGLVAFNSLFQIVTYGVYVWFFALFLPPLLGMESLVAGISTFDITPVQVFEAIVVFLGIPFAGGFLTRYVGTRVKSRAWYDDVFVPKIDPLTLVALLFTVVVMFATQGGNIVAAPGDVLLIAVPLTIYFVVMFLVSFGMGRGIGADYSTTTAIGFTAASNNFELAIAVAVAVFGVGSGVAFATVVGPLIEVPVLLALVNVALYFQREFDWTGHATGSLGEATGAVGADGTEPIVDDD
- a CDS encoding ArsR/SmtB family transcription factor, producing the protein MAQATERLQRYLEDELGECRSEDVERRLDELGTLEAAIGREQVEAELDVLSALANETRYTLVRVLVAARDELCVCELNAVVDVSESGLSHALSRLVEAGLVESRKDGRWKMYRATNRAVALVTVVEGSVGGSAPSGASDGESGDASGSE
- a CDS encoding ABC transporter ATP-binding protein, whose amino-acid sequence is MRLEIDALSHRYGEELAVDDVSFGIEAGELVALVGPSGCGKTTVVQSVAGHVRPTAGRIALRGEDVTDVPPEARGVSVVFQRSTLYPHMTVGENVAYGLGAQDIAPARREELVADHLELVSLADQRAARPAELSGGQRRRAELARALAPSPDVLLLDEPLSALDRTLRIQLRDEIARIQRETGVTTLFVTHDQEDAMALADRLVVMNGGRIVASGRPRDLYESPPTPFVASFLGRANAFDATVLDADPLTLRRGDGTVEVSGFKADAPGVSEGSTVTCHVHPGDLSVRPIGTETTDPSIRGTVTRVADVGRRYDVTVGIGAGEDLVAEQVSSPPAVDDDVAVAFPADRLHLFDREAGRRVSLSAV
- a CDS encoding ABC transporter permease, which codes for MNRTDAVRSGRPFRVPGGLVPAVLGGFLLVYFALPFVAFLTRTGTANVLGRLSTPEAQAAVRNSLLTAPVSTAVATVFGVPLAYLLARTSFVGKRLVEGVVVLPLVLPPVVGGAMLLTAVGRFTPIGRIAAGAGVPLTGSLLGVVLAQTFVAAPFVVITARAGFGGVDERLEQASRSLGYGPLATFWNVSLPLARGAILAGITLTFARAIGEFGATMMVAYNPRTIPTRIWIDFIAGGIDTVVPLALALLAITLIVITAVQRFGRIPTVVEE
- a CDS encoding extracellular solute-binding protein; translated protein: MSTGRGISRRTYLAAVGTAAVGGHAGCTGSAAGSVSVLSAGSLASAISDHLGPAFESETGTAVHGEYYGTNAVMRMVEDRTKHPDVIVSADATLLRDRLYGEFTDWDVEFATNSLGLGYRGSTSIGRALDAGRPWYEVVRGADDGAVAIGDPDLDPLGYRALQAFELAEREHGLDGFREEMSRRVYREPEEPQMMAGVESGSRAAAVVYRNMAVDHGMPFVEFPDAYNFSDPALADHYATATYTTEEGYTAEGRPIVYNATTKANADNPDAGRRFVQFLADTPGLLDEAGLTVTADLPRGHGDLPEDVEV
- a CDS encoding CDGSH iron-sulfur domain-containing protein; this encodes MGRLVELDATGPLKLDESDLDPEKGDVAVCRCGLSDEFPFCDGSHRNTRTEADDGLYRYVEVGETLRRREVDHVAYAADEPADEGDGRSERPE
- the gcvT gene encoding glycine cleavage system aminomethyltransferase GcvT, with amino-acid sequence MALRKPPLYDVYAADATFTGFGGWDMPVEFESIRAEHEAVRDSVGLFDVSHMGEIVVSGSDATALMQRLTSNDVEALSPGESQYSAITDESGVIVDDTIVYRLPEAEDRYLFVPNAGHDEAAYRRWVDHRDEWGLDCEVRNETDAWAMVAVQGPDAAETVDRATDADVAPLSWGDVIEAEVGGVRSFVSRTGYTGEDGFEILCPTDEAEPVWSAFAADCTPCGLGSRDTLRTEMGFLLSGQDFDPDAEPRNPYEAGIGWTVALDTDFVGRDALATVADAGVEETFVGLVLRERGIARHGHEIVADGDVVGHVTSGTMSPTLGEPIALGYVPTSLSEPGTELSIAVRGQEKRAEIVPTPFIEDN
- the gcvH gene encoding glycine cleavage system protein GcvH; this translates as MFEVPTDRKYQESHEYATTDGETATVGITDFAQDELGDVVFVELPEVGEEITQGEEFGVVESIKAVSDLYAPISGTVTAVNEDLFDRPELVNEEPYGDGWMLEVEVADDAAFDELLSADEYREQTE
- the gcvPA gene encoding aminomethyl-transferring glycine dehydrogenase subunit GcvPA — protein: MSEGGRHERVAGSPYTPHTPAETAEMLAAVGVDSEAELFDVPPEVRFDGDLGIEPRSERELRAELSSVLAKNDDLTGFLGRDHHSHYVPSVVDDLSQRAEFLTSYTQYQPEIAQGFLQALFEYQSLVVELTGLPVANCSMYDAATALGEAARLADRVRKVSGSVVWVPEVLHENKRAVLESYVDGTDLAVETYPMAEGTVDVDALAELADGESAMIYAENPTVHGTIEERLSDVGDVADEAGALFCLGTDTVALGLLEEPASVGADVVVGEADALGLPTAYGMGLGLFATREAFLRQVPGRLVGAGEDAAGKRAYTLTLQTREQHIRKERATSNICTNQAWVALRTAMHLAWLGPDGLVDLASRCVREAESLSARLDEFPGVKAPVHDRHHFREFLVRTDQPAPAIARDLEADGFAVHVLDDHLLQICVTDVNADETDALVAAFEEAL
- the gcvPB gene encoding aminomethyl-transferring glycine dehydrogenase subunit GcvPB, yielding MNHDQARYGDDDRYESLLSEKDTTAVDVAEASPLPDDLTRDSLELPGLSEPELSRHYTRLSQMNWSVESGPYPLGSCTMKYNPSFTEDVAADPNGGVHPDRSEESVQGTLELLYGLQDYLARIGGMDAVTLQPPAGAAGEFTGIMIAKACHEARGDPRSEVIVPASAHGTNFASAAMAGYDVVELPSGDDGRVDLDALEAAVSEETAALMLTNPNTVGLFERDIEEIAEIVHDAGGLLYYDGANLNALLGRARPGDMGFDVMHYNVHKTFATPHGGGGPGAGPVGVTEELAEFLPRPHVRERDGRYELYDPERSIGKVHGYQGNWLVLVKTYAYIARLGDSGLKDTSAKAVLNANYLAERIDYDIPYGPFHHEFAATAGDRDAADVAKGMLDHGVHPPTTKWPEFVPEAMLTEPTEAESKASLDDLADAFDAAMADSKDALEAAPSKTTARRIDQAAAARNPRLSWRALDRED